A window of Panicum virgatum strain AP13 chromosome 8K, P.virgatum_v5, whole genome shotgun sequence contains these coding sequences:
- the LOC120645505 gene encoding protein FAR1-RELATED SEQUENCE 5-like: MGLIMDREKETCKVADLILEHNHMLQLPQTSHLMVSQRKISELQGFEIETADDAGIGPKAAHELACVQVGGSSNLSYTLCDHKNYLRAKRQREMAYGQAGSMLMYFQDKIAENPSFQYALQMDIEEQIANIFWVDAKMLTDYAYFGDIVSFDTTFGTNKESRPFGVFVGFNQFRETVVFGAVLLYDETFESFKWLFETFLKAHNGKQPKTIYTDQDFAMGKAVKEVFLEA; encoded by the coding sequence ATGGGTCTTATAATGGACCGGGAGAAGGAAACTTGTAAAGTTGCTGATTTGATTTTGGAACACAATCACATGCTTCAGTTGCCACAAACCTCGCACTTGATGGTGTCTCAAAGAAAAATTTCAGAGTTACAAGGTTTTGAAATTGAAACAGCTGACGATGCAGGAATTGGGCCCAAAGCAGCACATGAGTTGGCGTGTGTGCAAGTTGGTGGTTCATCCAATCTCAGTTATACTCTTTGTGATCACAAGAATTATTTACGGGCCAAGCGCCAGCGAGAGATGGCATATGGTCAAGCAGGAAGCATGCTTATGTATTTTCAAGATAAAATTGCTGAGAACCCTTCATTTCAATATGCATTGCAGATGGACATAGAAGAACAAATAGCAAATATATTTTGGGTTGATGCTAAAATGCTCACTGACTATGCATATTTTGGTGATATTGTCAGTTTTGACACTACTTTTGGAACAAACAAGGAAAGTAGACCTTTTGGTGTATTTGTTGGGTTCAATCAGTTTAGAGAAACAGTGGTTTTTGGTGCCGTTCTCTTATATGATGAGACATTTGAGTCCTTCAAGTGGTTATTTGAGACTTTCCTCAAAGCACATAATGGCAAGCAACCAAAAACAATTTATACTGACCAAGATTTTGCAATGGGAAAAGCAGTTAAGGAAGTGTTTTTAGAAGCATGA